A single genomic interval of Pyrus communis chromosome 5, drPyrComm1.1, whole genome shotgun sequence harbors:
- the LOC137734292 gene encoding uncharacterized protein, protein PHMKEVVRNEVLKLLDVGIIYPISDSKWVNVAFHFDKACMDAFNTLKNELTSAPIIMAPNWSLPFELMCDASDYAIGAVLGQRVNKLPHVIYYAKFDLEIRDKKGSDNVVADHLSRLNENHGVGQPLPLNESFPDEQLFVVQEKEPWYADFVNYLACDIMRNDLSFQERKKFLAMVKHYVWDEPYLFKYCPDQIIRRCVPESEQQSILTFSHTLACGVDYVSKWVEAIATRTNDHKVVLNFLKDVIFCRFGTPRAIISDGGSHFCNKPFESLMKKYNINHKVATPYHPQTSGQVESSTPLWQTLHMHFD, encoded by the exons ccacacatgaaggaagttgttaggaatgaggtgttaaaattgttagatgtggggatcatatatcccatttctgatagcaaatgggtga atgttgcatttcattttgataaggcttgtatggatgcattcaatactttgaaaaatgaactaacctcggctcctattattatggcaccaaattggtctttaccttttgaattgatgtgtgatgcctctgactatgctattggtgcagttttagggcaaagggtgaacaagcttccacatgtgatctactatgcaa agtttgacttggaaattcgagataagaagggcagtgataatgttgtggctgaccatttgtccaggcttaatgaaaaccatggagtgggACAACCCttgcccctaaatgaatcatttccagatgagcaactctttgttgttcaagaaaaagaaccatggtatgcagattttgttaattatcttgcttgtgatataatgagaaatgacctttcttttcaggaaagaaagaagttccttgccatggtaaagcactacgtttgggacgaaccatatttgtttaaatattgccctgatcaaatcattaggagatgtgtcccagagagtgagcaacaaagcatcctaacatttagccacacattggcatgtggag tggattacgtatccaaatgggttgaagccattgctacaagaactaatgatcataaggttgtgttgaattttcttaaagatgtgattttttgtaggtttggaaccccaagagctattattagtgatggtggcagccatttctgcaacaaaccttttgaatccttgatgaagaagtacaacatcaatcacaaagtggcaaccccgtaccatcctcaaacttcagggcaagtggaga gttccactcccttgtggcagactttacacatgcattttgattaa